Proteins from a genomic interval of Quercus robur chromosome 9, dhQueRobu3.1, whole genome shotgun sequence:
- the LOC126699805 gene encoding disease resistance protein RUN1-like, whose amino-acid sequence MASMDTERASSSSSFTPCWTYDVFLSFRGEDTRNGFTDHLYFALKQKGIFTFRDDEKLERGKSISPKLLKAIEESRFAIVILSRNYASSIWCLDELAKIIKCMKETGMTILPIFYKVDPSDVRKQTGTFAEAFVKHKKENKKKVQKWRATLREVANFSGWHLQDGPESKIIQNIVGELWHKLTYAYSKDIKDQVGIISRAEKLKSCLTMGLNDVRIIGVWGMGGIGKTTLARVVFHMVSNKFEGCCFLANVREVYEKEGLVRLKEQFILQIFNESMSIQDVCHGVSVIQNRLRHKRILLVLDDVNQLDQINKLAEKRIWFGSSSRVIITTRDRHLLEILEVEEIFDVEGLNYNEALHLLSLKAFKKVHPPKDYIEVSKDIVYYANGLPLAIEILGSFLFGRSIDKWKSTLNKLKEFPNNEILKVLKISFDGLDEVEKEIFLHIACFFNHKIKNDVVKILAYLHLSPNVGMEVLVEKSLIKVRGNRLWMHDLLQQMGRDIVYQECPKEPGKRSRLWSFRDINNVLTNNKGTEAVQGIVLEFYVPEMVDWNPEAFAKLQYLKLLKICGVHLTNDLKHLPNSLRFLDWKGYPLKSLPSSFQSNELVELCMCCSYIERLWKGKKSFEMLKFIKLTKSQKLIETPNIIKVPNLMTLVLEDCINLRTIHPSIGIHKMLTILNLEGCKNLTSLPNKFEMDRLTYLNLSRCSKIKQIPEFGRNMKRVHTLLLGGTAITKLPTSIEHLTNLDSLSLWDCKNLVCLPSTICNLKLVRLVDLYGCSKLNRLPENLGNAESVERLYVSRTAIRKVPSSIGLLKNLKTLSFNECKGLSSSSSSNKLWNELLPFYSMPRSPDPMDVLFSSLLGACSLTGLNLSNCNLKVISDDIGSLFSLELLDLSGNDFVCLPESIIQLSNLKWVVLDNCTSLRSLPKLPLNIESIYAEGCVSLQMLPDQLKSRDLLEPSLFLHNCFKLADNQSCIDWFILGIKKSLKISLSPTEKYEIVIPGSEMLEWFRHQSIGAEVNIKQPSHLYNEWMGIVVCIVFCSHDVDHQISCLIPLYCSLTANGKRMSPALGSSLIPKVLPDHLWLLYVTPQFFDEKSNKLLSESDANGFTQIGIKIETGGPGEEVKKCGFSMIYNKDIEDLDRTMAQHSNSSISPYESMAMIVECNKAKRSCDDYDGAGLSGEGSSNDLSNPKRIKRHTETHGNSDCEELSEYKDCDEELSDWDESNESNPDG is encoded by the exons ATGGCTTCTATGGACACTGAAAGAgcctcatcatcttcttctttcacaCCTTGTTGGACATATGATGTATTCCTCAGTTTTAGAGGTGAGGATACACGCAATGGTTTTACAGACCatttatattttgctttgaAACAAAAAGGCATTTTTACCTTTAGAGATGATGAAAAACTTGAGAGAGGAAAATCAATTTCACCAAAGCTCTTGAAAGCAATTGAAGAATCCAGATTTGCTATTGTCATTCTCTCAAGAAACTATGCATCTTCAATATGGTGCCTAGATGAACTTGCAAAGATCATTAAATGCATGAAAGAGACTGGAATGACAATTCTACCTATTTTTTATAAAGTGGATCCATCAGATGTACGAAAGCAGACAGGAACTTTTGCAGAAGCTTTTGTTAAACACAAAaaggagaacaaaaagaagGTGCAGAAATGGAGAGCTACTTTGAGAGAAGTGGCTAATTTCTCAGGGTGGCATTTGCAGGATGG GCCAGAATcaaaaattatccaaaacatTGTGGGAGAGCTATGGCATAAATTGACTTATGCATACTCAAAAGATATCAAAGACCAAGTAGGAATAATTTCTCGAGCGGAGAAATTGAAGTCATGTTTGACTATGGGATTAAATGATGTTCGTATTATAGGGGTTTGGGGAATGGGGGGAATTGGTAAAACAACTCTTGCTAGAGTTGTTTTTCATATGGTTTCTAATAAATTTGAAGGTTGTTGTTTTCTTGCAAATGTTAGGGAAGTTTATGAAAAAGAGGGTTTAGTGCGATTAAAAGAACAatttattcttcaaattttcaatgaaaGTATGAGTATACAAGATGTTTGTCATGGAGTTTCAGTGATCCAGAATAGGTTACGTCATAAAAGAATTCTTCTCGTTCTTGATGATGTAAACCAATTAGACCAAATAAATAAGTTAGCTGAGAAGCGTATTTGGTTTGGTTCAAGTAGTAGAGTTATCATAACAACAAGGGATAGACATTTACTAGAAATACTTGAAGTAGAAGAAATATTTGACGTTGAAGGATTGAATTATAATGAAGCTCTTCATCTTTTGAGTTTGAAAGCTTTTAAAAAAGTCCATCCTCCCAAGGATTATATAGAGGTATCCAAAGATATTGTGTATTATGCTAATGGTCTTCCTTTAGCGATTGAGATTTTGGGTTCTTTTTTGTTCGGTAGAAGTATTGATAAATGGAAAAGTACATTAAATAAGCTTAAAGAATTTCCTAATAATGAAATCCTCAAAGTacttaaaataagttttgatggaCTTGATGAGGTAGAGAAGGAAATATTCCTACACATTGCGTGTTTCTTTAATCATAAGATCAAAAATGATGTAGTAAAAATACTAGCTTATCTTCACCTTTCCCCTAATGTTGGAATGGAGGTTCTTGTTGAGAAATCTCTCATAAAAGTTCGTGGCAATAGAttgtggatgcatgatttaCTACAACAAATGGGTAGGGATATAGTTTACCAAGAGTGCCCTAAAGAACCTGGAAAGCGTAGCAGACTATGGTCATTTCGGGACATTAACAATGTACTCACAAATAATAAG GGAACAGAGGCAGTTCAAGGCATAGTATTAGAATTTTATGTACCAGAAATGGTAGATTGGAATCCCGAAGCCTTTGCAAAGCTGCAATATCTAAAATTGCTCAAAATTTGTGGCGTTCATCTTACGAATGATCTTAAACATCTTCCCAATAGCTTAAGATTTCTTGATTGGAAAGGGTACCCTTTGAAATCGTTGCCATCAAGTTTCCAATCAAATGAGCTTGTTGAACTTTGCATGTGTTGTAGCTACATTGAACGACTTTGGAAAGGAAAAAAG AGTTTTGAAATGTTGAAATTTATCAAGCTAACAAAATCTCAAAAACTTATTGAAACCCCAAACATCATTAAAGTCCCAAATCTTATGACATTGGTTCTTGaagattgtataaatttacgtACGATTCACCCGTCAATTGGAATTCATAAAATGCTTACTATTCTTAATTTAGAAGGATGCAAGAACCTCACAAGCCTTCCAAACAAGTTTGAAATGGATCGTCTCACGTATCTTAATCTTTCCAGATgctcaaaaataaaacaaattccAGAATTCGGGAGAAACATGAAACGTGTACACACACTTCTCTTGGGTGGTACTGCAATTACAAAACTACCCACATCAATTGAGCATTTGACTAATCTTGATTCATTGAGTTTATGGGATTGCAAAAATCTTGTGTGTTTACCTAGCACCATTTGTAATTTGAAGTTGGTTAGATTAGTCGATCTTTACGGATGCTCAAAACTAAATAGACTGCCAGAGAACCTAGGGAATGCCGAAAGTGTAGAGCGGTTGTACGTGAGTAGAACTGCTATAAGAAAGGTCCCTTCTTCCATTGGTCTCTTAAAGAATCTTAAAACACTGTCTTTCAATGAATGTAAGGggttatcatcatcatcatcatctaatAAATTGTGGAATGAGCTCCTCCCTTTTTATTCAATGCCAAGAAGTCCTGATCCCATGGATGTGCTATTCTCTTCTTTATTAGGTGCATGTTCTTTGACCGGCTTGAACTTAAGCAATTGCAATCTCAAGGTAATATCTGATGATATTGGTTCCTTATTCTCTTTAGAACTTTTGGATCTAAGTGGAAATGATTTTGTTTGCCTTCCGGAAAGCATCATTCAACTTTCGAATTTGAAATGGGTGGTGTTGGATAATTGCACTAGTCTTCGATCGTTGCCAAAGCTTCCATTGAATATTGAATCCATTTATGCCGAAGGTTGTGTTTCACTGCAAATGTTACCAGATCAATTAAAATCAAGAGATTTATTGGAACCATCTCTCTTTCTTCACAATTGCTTTAAATTGGCTGACAATCAAAGCTGCATAGATTGGTTTATCTTAGGGATAAAAAAGTCCCttaagatctctctctctcccactgAGAAATATGAGATTGTTATTCCAGGAAGTGAAATGCTAGAGTGGTTTAGGCACCAAAGCATAGGGGCTGAAGTGAATATAAAACAACCTTCTCATTTGTATAATGAGTGGATGGGAATTGTTGTTTGCATTGTGTTTTGTTCACATGATGTTGATCACCAAATCAGTTGCTTAATTCCCCTGTACTGTTCATTGACAGCCAATGGAAAAAGAATGTCTCCTGCACTAGGCAGTAGCTTAATTCCTAAGGTTTTACCAGATCACCTTTGGCTACTCTATGTAACTCCTCAATTCTTCGATGagaaatcaaataaattattgtcTGAAAGTGATGCGAATGGATTCACTCAGATTggaataaaaattgaaacaggaGGTCCAGGTGAGGAGGTTAAAAAATGCGGGTTTAGTATGATATACAATAAAGACATAGAAGATCTCGACCGAACAATGGCCCAGCATAGCAACAGTAGCATCTCTCCTTATGAGAGCATGGCTATGATAGTGGAATGTAACAAAGCCAAACGAAGTTGTGATGATTACGATGGGGCTGGACTTAGTGGAGAAGGAAGCTCTAATGACttatcaaacccaaaaaggatTAAAAGGCACACAGAAACCCATGGTAACTCTGATTGTGAGGAGTTAAGTGAGTACAAGGACTGTGATGAGGAGTTAAGCGATTGGGACGAATCTAATGAAAGTAACCCGGATGGTTAA